From Medicago truncatula cultivar Jemalong A17 chromosome 7, MtrunA17r5.0-ANR, whole genome shotgun sequence, a single genomic window includes:
- the LOC11430086 gene encoding 4-hydroxy-tetrahydrodipicolinate synthase, chloroplastic, translating into MATFKTYTGVCFTGSAFPLHPSNVATNKTIRNSSWKPTQATVKSTFHLPMRSYEMKNRTCTEDIKCLRLITAIKTPYLPDGRFDLESYDALVNMQIENGVEGVIVGGTTGEGQLMNWEEHIMLIAHTVNCFGGNIKVIGNTGSNSTREAIHATEQGFAVGMHGALHINPYYGKTSLEGMVAHFQSVLSMGPTIIYNVPSRTGQDIPPHVIQNLAQSSCLAGVKECMGNDRVKEYTDNRIAVWSGNDDECHDARWGYGATGVISVASNLIPGLMRELMFRGKNPTLNSKLLPLIDWLFHMPNPIGLNTALAQLGVVRPVFRLPFVPLPLEKRIEFANLVKEIGRQHFVGTEDVQVLDDDDFFLVSRY; encoded by the exons ATGGCTACATTCAAGACCTATACTGGCGTGTGCTTCACAGGATCCGCTTTTCCGCTTCATCCTTCCAATGTTGCTACTAACAAAACCATTAG GAACTCTTCCTGGAAGCCCACACAAGCAACTGTGAAATCCACTTTTCACCTCCCAATGCGGAGTTATGAGATGAAAAATAG GACTTGCACCGAAGACATAAAGTGTCTGAGATTGATAACTGCCATTAAAACTCCATACCTACCCGATGGTCGATTTGATCTTGAATCATATGATGCCTTGGTAAATATGCAGATTGAGAATGGAGTTGAAGGTGTTATTGTTGGTGGCACAACTGGTGAAGGCCAACTAATGAACTGGGAAGAGCACATAATGCTTATTGCGCACACCGTCAACTGTTTTGGTGGGAATATTAAGGTTATTGGAAATACTGGAAGCAACTCAACCAGGGAAGCAATTCATGCAACTGAGCAGGGTTTTGCGGTTGGAATGCATGGTGCTCTTCATATAAACCCTTACTATGGGAAAACCTCCTTGGAAGGCATGGTTGCTCACTTTCAAAGTGTGCTTTCCATGGGGCCCACGATCATATATAATGTGCCTTCACGGACTGGTCAAGACATTCCTCCACATGTGATTCAAAACTTGGCTCAAAGTTCTTGCTTGGCTGGTGTCAAGGAATGTATGGGAAATGACAGGGTCAAAGAGTATACTGATAATAGAATTGCTGTGTGGAGCGGGAACGATGATGAATGCCACGATGCTAGATGGGGTTATGGGGCTACTGGAGTGATATCTGTTGCAAGCAATTTGATTCCGGGTTTAATGCGAGAACTCATGTTTCGGGGCAAAAATCCTACATTGAATTCTAAGCTCTTGCCTTTGATTGACTGGCTTTTCCACATGCCAAATCCCATTGGTTTGAACACGGCTCTTGCTCAACTTGGAGTTGTCAGGCCAGTTTTCAGGCTGCCATTTGTACCTCTCCCTTTGGAGAAAAGGATAGAATTTGCCAATTTGGTGAAGGAAATTGGTAGACAGCATTTTGTTGGAACTGAAGACGTCCAGGTTCTTGATGACGACGACTTTTTCTTGGTTAGTCGATATTAA
- the LOC11427278 gene encoding myosin-11 isoform X1, producing MAMEEDKTRGNGGTPRSNGNSPNKQQQNPASILGAKDRIVSVASSFASQPLHNSDPNVWGVLTAISNNARKRHQGINILLTADEHCIGRLVEDVRFQIDSNSVSANHCRINRTKITNENMENTTSIFLKDTSTNGTYLNWEKLKKNGAAVKVCHGDIISFAAPPQHEVAFAFVYREVHVSNPVADNGVAKRKAEDFVSENKRLKGLGIGAAEGPISLDDFRSLQRSNTELRKQLESQVVIIDTLRSDNRAAVERHESELKSAKESITKCYLDQIKDLQQMVDLKQKEVGDVNRAFAEQKHNLEDLNERLSASMQSCAESNELISSQKVNIVELKEQLDEERTQRKEEREKAAADLKAAVHRVQSEAQEEIKRLSDAALKREGELQEAINKLKESEREMCVLVETLRSKLEDTRQKLVVSDNKGRQLETQVHLEKQNTENGMKKVEELEQETRRLRKELESEKQAAREEAWAKVSILELEINAAMRDLDFERRRLKGARERLMLRETQLRSFYSTTEEIQSLFAKQQEQLKAMQRTLEDDENYDNNSVDMDGVVGGTSGREKEGVVYHSNNAAKAGSTTSAQKLNRDQVETSSNEASVTEKHDCDIRSEGCQNTQEAIQNTQEAEFTSADHDHGVRDCVGSDVDGVGTTAMMEGDTVGTERVLETESPSNNGERNFDLNKDGPLEGDTMKIDDDMETEKLDQIPMETEKNDRIPCRELSQHSQSNNHIDTQKTIEGAEAGCLLIRTEDLITSEVAASWACSTAPSLHEENEPSKSRDNNEGSGTLNDSNIVVAESPNTPSDAAAARKNERRALSEMIGIVAPDLKEQFEDAACRGGEDHSGSSDSDTESCSDTGDEDGRVITKRGSIISDEETQGVDHVEEDQKQDDSMDEDEEDTEED from the exons ATGGCGATGGAAGAAGACAAAACCCGCGGAAATGGAGGAACCCCGAGATCCAACGGAAATTCTCCTAACAAGCAGCAGCAAAATCCAGCATCAATTTTGGGTGCTAAAGATCGCATTGTTTCTGTTGCTTCCAGTTTCGCTTCTCAACCTCTTCACAATTCTGATCCTAATGTTTGGGGTGTTCTCACTGCCATCTCCAACAATGCCCGCAAAAGGCATCAG GGAATTAATATCTTATTAACTGCTGATGAGCATTGCATTGGACGATTGGTAGAGGATGTCCGTTTCCAGATTGATTCGAATTCCGTTAGTGCAAATCATTGCAGAATAAACAGGACCAAGATTACTAATGAAAATATGGAGAATACCACATCAATATTCTTGAAAGATACAAG CACAAATGGAACTTACCTTAACTGGGAGAAGTTGAAAAAGAATGGTGCTGCTGTCAAAGTCTGCCATGGTGATATTATATCATTTGCGGCTCCTCCTCAGCATG AAGTTGCATTTGCTTTTGTATATCGAGAGGTGCATGTTTCAAATCCTGTGGCAGACAATGGAGTTGCTAAACGCAAAGCAG AGGATTTTGTTTCTGAAAACAAGAGATTGAAAGGTTTGGGCATTGGTGCAGCTGAGGGTCCTATATCACTTGATGATTTTCGAAGCCTTCAAAGATCTAACACG GAATTGAGAAAGCAATTAGAGAGTCAGGTGGTTATAATTGATACTTTGCGTAGTGACAATCGTGCAGCTGTTGAGCGCCATGAAAGT GAGTTAAAATCTGCCAAAGAGTCCATCACAAAATGTTACCTTGATCAAATAAAAGATTTACAGCAAATGGTTGATCTCAAACAAAAGGAAGTAGGAGATGTCAACAGAGCATTTGCTGAACAAAAACATAATCTGGAAGACCTTAATGAAAGACTTAGTGCTTCTATGCAGTCATGTGCTGAATCAAATGAACTTATAAGTAG TCAAAAGGTAAATATTGTTGAACTCAAAGAACAATTAGATGAAGAGCGGACTCAGAGAAAAGAAGAACGAGAAAAGGCTGCAGCTGATCTAAAAGCTGCTGTTCATAGAGTGCAGTCTGAGGCTCAGGAGGAAATAAAACGACTCTCAGATGCTGCCTTGAAAAGAGAAGGCGAGCTACAAGAAGCAATAAATAAGCTAAAG GAGTCAGAAAGAGAAATGTGTGTGCTGGTTGAAACCTTGAGATCGAAGCTG GAGGATACTAGGCAAAAATTGGTTGTCTCTGATAATAAAGGTCGCCAGTTGGAAACCCAAGTACATCTAGAGAAGCAGAACACTGAAAATGGAATGAAG AAAGTAGAGGAACTTGAGCAAGAAACAAGAAGATTAAGGAAAGAGCTTGAGAGCGAGAAG CAGGCAGCTCGTGAAGAAGCATGGGCTAAAGTTTCAATTCTTGAGCTTGAGATAAATGCTGCAATGCGAGATCTAGATTTTGAAAGGAGGAGGTTAAAAGGTGCCAGGGAAAGACTCATGCTTCG GGAAACACAGCTGCGATCATTTTATTCCACTACTGAGGAGATACAATCATTGTTCGCTAAGCAACAGGAACAATTGAAGGCTATGCAGAGAACTCTAGAAGATGATGAGAATTATGACAATAATTCTGTAGATATGGATGGAGTCGTAGGTGGAACCTCgggaagagaaaaagaaggtgTTGTGTACCACAGTAACAATGCTGCCAAGGCAGGATCTACTACTTCTGCTCAGAAGCTTAACAGAGATCAAGTTGAAACATCGAGCAACGAAGCAAGTGTCACTGAGAAGCATGACTGTGATATAAGAAGTGAAGGATGCCAAAATACACAAGAAGCAATTCAAAATACACAAGAGGCAGAATTCACCAGTGCTGATCATGACCACGGTGTTAGAGATTGTGTTGGTTCTGATGTTGATGGTGTTGGCACAACAGCTATGATGGAAGGAGATACTGTAGGCACTGAACGTGTTCTGGAAACTGAAAGTCCGTCAAATAATGGTGAACGGAATTTTGATTTGAACAAGGATGGTCCTTTAGAAGGGGACACTATGAAGATTGATGATGATATGGAAACAGAGAAGCTTGATCAAATACCTATGGAAACAGAGAAGAATGATCGAATACCTTGTCGTGAACTTTCACAGCACTCACAATCAAATAATCACATAGATACTCAAAAGACTATTGAGGGTGCAGAAGCTGGATGCCTCCTAATCAGAACCGAAGACCTTATAACTTCTGAAGTTGCCGCTAGCTGGGCTTGCAGTACTGCTCCTTCTTTACATGAGGAAAATGAACCTTCAAAAAGCAGAGACAATAATGAAGGTTCAGGGACATTGAATGATTCAAATATTGTGGTGGCAGAGAGTCCAAACACTCCTTCTGATGCTGCAGCTGCCAGAAAAAACGAACGGCGAGCACTAAGTGAGATGATTGGCATTGTTGCTCCTGATTTGAAAGAACAATTTGAAGATGCTGCTTGTCGAGGGGGAGAAGACCATAGTGGTTCATCTGATTCAGATACTGAGAGTTGTAGTGACACTGGTGATGAAGATGGTAGAGTGATCACAAAGCGTGGATCAATAATATCCGATGAAGAAACTCAGGGTGTCGACCATGTCGAGGAGGATCAAAAGCAGGATGATTCTATGGATGAGGATGAGGAAGACACTGAAGAAGATTGA
- the LOC11427278 gene encoding myosin-11 isoform X2 gives MAMEEDKTRGNGGTPRSNGNSPNKQQQNPASILGAKDRIVSVASSFASQPLHNSDPNVWGVLTAISNNARKRHQGINILLTADEHCIGRLVEDVRFQIDSNSVSANHCRINRTKITNENMENTTSIFLKDTSTNGTYLNWEKLKKNGAAVKVCHGDIISFAAPPQHEVAFAFVYREVHVSNPVADNGVAKRKAEDFVSENKRLKGLGIGAAEGPISLDDFRSLQRSNTELRKQLESQVVIIDTLRSDNRAAVERHESELKSAKESITKCYLDQIKDLQQMVDLKQKEVGDVNRAFAEQKHNLEDLNERLSASMQSCAESNELISSQKVNIVELKEQLDEERTQRKEEREKAAADLKAAVHRVQSEAQEEIKRLSDAALKREGELQEAINKLKESEREMCVLVETLRSKLEDTRQKLVVSDNKGRQLETQVHLEKQNTENGMKKVEELEQETRRLRKELESEKAAREEAWAKVSILELEINAAMRDLDFERRRLKGARERLMLRETQLRSFYSTTEEIQSLFAKQQEQLKAMQRTLEDDENYDNNSVDMDGVVGGTSGREKEGVVYHSNNAAKAGSTTSAQKLNRDQVETSSNEASVTEKHDCDIRSEGCQNTQEAIQNTQEAEFTSADHDHGVRDCVGSDVDGVGTTAMMEGDTVGTERVLETESPSNNGERNFDLNKDGPLEGDTMKIDDDMETEKLDQIPMETEKNDRIPCRELSQHSQSNNHIDTQKTIEGAEAGCLLIRTEDLITSEVAASWACSTAPSLHEENEPSKSRDNNEGSGTLNDSNIVVAESPNTPSDAAAARKNERRALSEMIGIVAPDLKEQFEDAACRGGEDHSGSSDSDTESCSDTGDEDGRVITKRGSIISDEETQGVDHVEEDQKQDDSMDEDEEDTEED, from the exons ATGGCGATGGAAGAAGACAAAACCCGCGGAAATGGAGGAACCCCGAGATCCAACGGAAATTCTCCTAACAAGCAGCAGCAAAATCCAGCATCAATTTTGGGTGCTAAAGATCGCATTGTTTCTGTTGCTTCCAGTTTCGCTTCTCAACCTCTTCACAATTCTGATCCTAATGTTTGGGGTGTTCTCACTGCCATCTCCAACAATGCCCGCAAAAGGCATCAG GGAATTAATATCTTATTAACTGCTGATGAGCATTGCATTGGACGATTGGTAGAGGATGTCCGTTTCCAGATTGATTCGAATTCCGTTAGTGCAAATCATTGCAGAATAAACAGGACCAAGATTACTAATGAAAATATGGAGAATACCACATCAATATTCTTGAAAGATACAAG CACAAATGGAACTTACCTTAACTGGGAGAAGTTGAAAAAGAATGGTGCTGCTGTCAAAGTCTGCCATGGTGATATTATATCATTTGCGGCTCCTCCTCAGCATG AAGTTGCATTTGCTTTTGTATATCGAGAGGTGCATGTTTCAAATCCTGTGGCAGACAATGGAGTTGCTAAACGCAAAGCAG AGGATTTTGTTTCTGAAAACAAGAGATTGAAAGGTTTGGGCATTGGTGCAGCTGAGGGTCCTATATCACTTGATGATTTTCGAAGCCTTCAAAGATCTAACACG GAATTGAGAAAGCAATTAGAGAGTCAGGTGGTTATAATTGATACTTTGCGTAGTGACAATCGTGCAGCTGTTGAGCGCCATGAAAGT GAGTTAAAATCTGCCAAAGAGTCCATCACAAAATGTTACCTTGATCAAATAAAAGATTTACAGCAAATGGTTGATCTCAAACAAAAGGAAGTAGGAGATGTCAACAGAGCATTTGCTGAACAAAAACATAATCTGGAAGACCTTAATGAAAGACTTAGTGCTTCTATGCAGTCATGTGCTGAATCAAATGAACTTATAAGTAG TCAAAAGGTAAATATTGTTGAACTCAAAGAACAATTAGATGAAGAGCGGACTCAGAGAAAAGAAGAACGAGAAAAGGCTGCAGCTGATCTAAAAGCTGCTGTTCATAGAGTGCAGTCTGAGGCTCAGGAGGAAATAAAACGACTCTCAGATGCTGCCTTGAAAAGAGAAGGCGAGCTACAAGAAGCAATAAATAAGCTAAAG GAGTCAGAAAGAGAAATGTGTGTGCTGGTTGAAACCTTGAGATCGAAGCTG GAGGATACTAGGCAAAAATTGGTTGTCTCTGATAATAAAGGTCGCCAGTTGGAAACCCAAGTACATCTAGAGAAGCAGAACACTGAAAATGGAATGAAG AAAGTAGAGGAACTTGAGCAAGAAACAAGAAGATTAAGGAAAGAGCTTGAGAGCGAGAAG GCAGCTCGTGAAGAAGCATGGGCTAAAGTTTCAATTCTTGAGCTTGAGATAAATGCTGCAATGCGAGATCTAGATTTTGAAAGGAGGAGGTTAAAAGGTGCCAGGGAAAGACTCATGCTTCG GGAAACACAGCTGCGATCATTTTATTCCACTACTGAGGAGATACAATCATTGTTCGCTAAGCAACAGGAACAATTGAAGGCTATGCAGAGAACTCTAGAAGATGATGAGAATTATGACAATAATTCTGTAGATATGGATGGAGTCGTAGGTGGAACCTCgggaagagaaaaagaaggtgTTGTGTACCACAGTAACAATGCTGCCAAGGCAGGATCTACTACTTCTGCTCAGAAGCTTAACAGAGATCAAGTTGAAACATCGAGCAACGAAGCAAGTGTCACTGAGAAGCATGACTGTGATATAAGAAGTGAAGGATGCCAAAATACACAAGAAGCAATTCAAAATACACAAGAGGCAGAATTCACCAGTGCTGATCATGACCACGGTGTTAGAGATTGTGTTGGTTCTGATGTTGATGGTGTTGGCACAACAGCTATGATGGAAGGAGATACTGTAGGCACTGAACGTGTTCTGGAAACTGAAAGTCCGTCAAATAATGGTGAACGGAATTTTGATTTGAACAAGGATGGTCCTTTAGAAGGGGACACTATGAAGATTGATGATGATATGGAAACAGAGAAGCTTGATCAAATACCTATGGAAACAGAGAAGAATGATCGAATACCTTGTCGTGAACTTTCACAGCACTCACAATCAAATAATCACATAGATACTCAAAAGACTATTGAGGGTGCAGAAGCTGGATGCCTCCTAATCAGAACCGAAGACCTTATAACTTCTGAAGTTGCCGCTAGCTGGGCTTGCAGTACTGCTCCTTCTTTACATGAGGAAAATGAACCTTCAAAAAGCAGAGACAATAATGAAGGTTCAGGGACATTGAATGATTCAAATATTGTGGTGGCAGAGAGTCCAAACACTCCTTCTGATGCTGCAGCTGCCAGAAAAAACGAACGGCGAGCACTAAGTGAGATGATTGGCATTGTTGCTCCTGATTTGAAAGAACAATTTGAAGATGCTGCTTGTCGAGGGGGAGAAGACCATAGTGGTTCATCTGATTCAGATACTGAGAGTTGTAGTGACACTGGTGATGAAGATGGTAGAGTGATCACAAAGCGTGGATCAATAATATCCGATGAAGAAACTCAGGGTGTCGACCATGTCGAGGAGGATCAAAAGCAGGATGATTCTATGGATGAGGATGAGGAAGACACTGAAGAAGATTGA